Genomic window (Polaribacter batillariae):
CATTTTGCTTTACTAAAAATCAAAAATATATTTTGATTGAAAGTAGCTAACAAAGTTATTGGAAAATCTAAAATATTGAAATTCAATAAATAAGATTTCTCCATTACAGTCGAAATGACAAGTTTTTATACTTTCGAGACAGCTTCTTTTTTATTTTTAACATGAGTTAATTCAATGCAACTCCACTATACTGCTTATTATTAATACCATTTATGATGATCTCTAGCGGAACGAATTGGCTGCTGTTTCGAAAAAATAATTTATAAAAAAATAGCCTCGAAAATTTCGAGGCTATTTTTAATTTATCTTTAAAAAGTAGTAATACTGATATTACATTTTTGTCATCGAAGATTCTACACCCGTTAAGATTTCTTGACCTTGTACTGTCATTTTCATATCTATTTTTGAGTTAGAAGGGATTCCTGATTTTCTATCGACATTCATATTTCCAGAAATAGTTCCTGTTGCCATTCCACCAACAGTTCCAGTAACTTCTAATTTTACGTTATTGGCAGTTATTTCTACAACTTTGTAGTTAAATTTTAACTCCATTCCTTTTTCATTCTTATCCATAGACCACTCAGTTCCAACTTTTACGGCTTCTTTTGGGTATATAACATTGCCAGATTGTTTTAGCATATCTTCTGCTCCAGGAACATTAGGCGTTACTGTGGTCTCTAAAACTTCTCCACGATTGTTTCCTTTAGTAGTAAACTTAGCTTTTAAGAACGGTTTCATTTGGGTCGCAAGCATTTTTCCCATCTGATCTAAATCTTCTTCTTTTGTAGAAGAATTATAACTCATAATTTGCCCACCTTGCATCATGTCCATAGACATTTTTTCTATTTTCATATTAGACGTAAACAAATCTCCTGTAACAGAAGCTATATCTTGTTTCATAGTCATTTTAATTGTAGAAGACATTGCTGCACCTGCATTCTGGGTAACTTTCATGTCTATTTTATAAGTATCTCCTTTCGCATAATTAAGTCTTAACAATGCTGTTTCTTGTGCTGTTGCATTAAATGCTGTTGCCAACACAAATAAAATTAACAATTTTTTCATTTTTGTTTTTAGTTTTAAATTTATTATTCTGCGAATATAATTGAATCTAAATAAAAATGCTCAGAAAACCTGAGCATTTTAGAATTCTATGATTTTTTTAACTTTTTAGAAATCTTGATTTACATCCCAAGATTCTAAAATTTCTTTTAAGGTTTTTATAAACATGCCCCCTAAAGCACCATTTACCACTCTATGATCGTAAGAATGAGACACAAACATTTTTTGTCTAATTCCTATAAAATCGCCTTCTGGAGTTTCGATAACAGCAGGCACTTTTCTAATAGCTCCTAAAGCTAAAATGGCAACTTGTGGTTGGTTAATAATTGGTGTTCCCATTACAGAACCAAAGCTACCAACATTTGTTACGGTATAAGTTCCTCCTTGAATTTCATCGGGTTTTAAAGCATTATTTCTTGCTCTGGTTGCCAAATCATTTACAGATTTTGTCATGCCCACTAAATTCAACTGATCTGCATTTTTAATTACGGGTACTATTAAATTTCCATCTGGCAAGGCTGCAGCCATTCCTAAATTAATATTTTTCTTTTTAATAATGTTCTCGCCATCTACAGCAATATTAATTAACGGATATTTTTTTATGGTAGAGGCAACAGCTTGCATTAAAATTGGTGTAAAAGTAAGCTTCTCTCCTTCTCTTTTAAAGAAAGCATCTTTTACTTTGGCTCTCCATTTTACAATATTGGTAACATCGATTTCTATAAACGATTGTACATGTGCAGAAGTTTGTACAGAGTTTACCATATGCTTGGCAATCAATTTACCCATTCTACTCATTTCAATTACTTCATCTGCTCCATTTACAGAAACTGGTGTTGCTTTTTGAGCCTCATTTTGATTTGGCTTTTCTGCTTTAGGTTCTTGTTTAGATTGAGTTTTCTCGATGGAGCCTGCATTGAGCGCAGTCGAAATGCTCGAAATAGCAGGAGTATTTTCTCTATTTTCTATGAAAGATAAAATGTCTTCTTTTGTAACTCTTCCATCTTTTCCAGAACCCTTAATGGTTTCTAACTCTTCCATAGAAACGCCTTCTGTTTTGGCAATATTTCTAACCAAAGGCGAATAAAACTTACCCGAATTTGAAATTTTAGATATAGGGGTCGCAACAACTTCGTTCGCTTTTTCGATTGTTTTTTCTACTTGTGCAACCTCTTTTGGTGTTTCCGCTATAGAAGTTTCCAATTTTGGCGCTTCTTCTGTAGTCTCTTCTCCTTCTGTTTCAATAATTGCAATGGTATCTCCAACTGCAACAACCTCATCTTTTTCGTATAAAATTTCAACTAAAGTTCCTTCTACTTCAGAAGGTACTTCAGAATCTACTTTATCTGTTGCAATTTCTACAATAGCTTCATCCAATTCTATGGAATCGCCTACTTCTTTTAACCAAGATGTAATGGTTGCTTCTGCAACACTTTCTCCCATCTTTGGTAGTTTTAATTCAAATCTTGCCATTATTAAGTGATTTTAAGGATTGCAAAAGTACAAAAAAAACGATGATTTTACAGCAAAAATTACAATGAAAAAGATGCTTTGAAAGCATTTTTTATTAAATTATTCGTAATAAAAAAAACTAAAAATAGATTATATTATATATAATTTAATTTTTAGCTGAAATTTTAAATATTTGATAATACTTAAATGCGCTTTCTTTAATTTTATTTTTGCTTTTTCTAACTCTCTTTTTGTTTTTGCCAATGCTGTTTTAGTGTTTTAAAATCGCTTTCTGCAATATTATGTTGGGCGACTAAGTTTTTGTGAAACTTCTTGTCATTCAAATAAAAAAGAAAAGGAACTTTCTGCTCTATTAAATATTACAGAAAGTTCCTTAAAATCTCATAAAAGAGAGTTATTTGAAATTACCAATACTAATAAAAGTACTTCAGAATGAATAAAATTCGGAATTCAGCAAGGTTTAATAGTTGCTTAGCCTAAAATTTGTGAGGCATGTACTTTGGTTTTTACTTTGGTAATAATGTCTTCAATAACTCCATTTTCGTCGATAACAAAGGTCGTTCTATGAATTCCATCATATTCTTTTCCCATAAATTTCTTTGGTCCCCAAACGCCATAAGCCTTAATTACAGTTTTGTCTTCGTCTGCTAAAAGCGGAAAAGGTAATTCGTGTTTGTTAATCCAATTTTGTTGTCTTTTTGCAGAATCTGCACTTGCACCTAAAACATCGTAACCTTTGGCTAAAAAAGATTGATAATTGTCTCGCAAATCACAAGCTTCGTTCGTACAACCAGGGGTACTTGCTTTTGGATAAAAGAATAAAACTAATTTTTTGCCTGAATAATCGCTTAGTTTTATGGTGTTTCCTGCATTGTCTTTTGCTTCGAATTGTGGTGCTTTATCTCCTATTTTTAGTGTTGTCATATTTTTATTTTTTAACAAATATACAAAGCAGAAAGATTAATTTCTAAATAAGAAATTTGTTTAACAAGATATTAATAACTTTGGTTTTTTAAATTCTAAACTTATAGCTTAAGAATGAACAAACAAGAAAAAGTACAATTCGTAATCGATACACTACAGATATTATATCCAGAAATTCCAATTCCTTTAGATCATAAAGACCCTTATACACTATTAGTTGCAGTTTTATTATCTGCACAATGTACAGATGTTCGTGTAAACCAAATTACACCTTTGTTGTTTGCTAGAGCAGACAATCCTTTTGATATGGTAAAAATGTCTGTGGAAGAAATTAAAGAAATTATTAGACCTTGTGGTTTGTCGCCAATGAAATCGAAAGGAATTTATGGTTTATCGAAAATACTAATCGAAAAATATAATGGCAAGGTGCCAGCATCTTTTGAAGGTTTAGAAGAATTACCTGCAGTTGGGCACAAAACCGCAAGTGTTGTAATGAGCCAGGCTTTTGGAATTCCTGCTTTTCCTATAGATACACATATTTTACGTTTAATGTATCGTTGGAATTTATCGAACGGAAAAAGTGTTGCACAAACCGAAAAAGACGCAAAACGCTTGTTTCCTAAAGAATTATGGAACGATTTACATTTACAAATTATTTGGTATGGTCGTGAGTATTCCCCAGCTCGTGGTTGGAATTTAGAAAAAGACATTATTACAAAAACGATTGGTAGAAAATCTGTTTTAGATGCTTATTATAAGAAAAAGTAAGGTTATTATACAGAGATTTCTACGTAGTGTAAATTTAAAAAACACAGATTTACATGGATTATTATGTATAAATTTTTGACAAAATTTTATTGATTACAATTGAATAACAAAAATAATATTAGAATTCTTAACATTATTTCCAAAAAGATAGGAATTCTTTCCCTTTGGGCAAATTAAAAAAGAGGTTTTGGGTTCTAAAAAAAGCCTCAACGATTGTTGAAGCTTTTTCCACTCTTAATTCAAATTCAATTCAATAAAATCTTTTGATTTGGTTTTTACAATAGTTAGCGATTTGGAAAAATTAATCAAAAATTGAACTGTTTCTTTTTTTGGTTGCATCTGTAAATTAGACGACTTTTTGGAGTAAATTTGCATCGTATAAGCTATTTAATTTATTGGTTATAAACAGTTAACGAAACAATTTTATAATTATTATTAATTGACCAAAATAATTTTATGTTTCTCTATTAATTTACGCATATTTATTAATGCATAACGCATTCTACCCAAAGCAGTATTAATGCTAACCCCAGTGTTTTCGCTTATTTCCTTAAAGCTCATGTCTTTATACATACGCATTACCAAAACTTCTTTTTGTTCTTCAGGAAGCTCGTTAATTAACTCTCGAACATCGTTATAAATTTGTTCTTGTATAATTTTCTTTTCAGCATTTAAACTTCCATCACCCAAAACAGAAAAAATATCGAACTCATCTGTATTTTTAAAATTAGGCATTCTGTTATTTTTTCTAAAAAAGTCGATAACTAAATTATGGGCAATTCGCATTACCCAAGGTAAAAACTTACCTTCTTCGTTATATTTTCCTTTTTTTAAAGTTTTAATTACCTTTATAAAAGTATCTTGAAAAATATCTTCTGTAACATCTTTGCTTTGTACTTTACTATATATAAAACTAAACAAACGCTGTTGATGTCTATTGATTAATATCGATAACGAAGCTTCGTTTCCATTGACATACTCTTTTACTAAAATACTATCCGAAATATTATTTACACGTATCATAACTACCTTATAGAAAAGCAAGAGAGCCTTTCTTCTTATTATTTTGTTAATAATTTTAAAGTAATTTTATGCTATATACGTCTAATTTTGTGTGGTTTATAAGTAACAAATATGACTATTATTTTTCATTCAAACAAACATTTCTTAAAAAAAGTGCAAAGTTTCTAAAAAAAAGGCAATTTTTTGGTAAATTTATCGTTTATATTTTCCGCTAAATGATCAAAGATATTTCCAAAGTAAATCCCAAAGAAAACATTATTATAAAAGGAGCTAAACTCCACAATTTAAAGAACATAGACGTTGTAATTCCCAGAAATAAATTGGTGGTAATTACAGGACTTTCTGGTTCCGGAAAATCTTCTTTAGCTTTCGACACGCTGTATGCAGAAGGGCAAAGACGTTATGTAGAAAGTTTAAGCTCTTATGCACGTCAGTTTTTAGGAAAATTACACAAACCGAAAGTAGATTATATCAAAGGAATTGCACCTGCAATTGCGATTGAACAGAAGGTAAATTCAACAAATCCGCGTTCTACTGTAGGAACTTCTACAGAAATTTACGATTATATTAAATTACTTTTTGCTAGAATTGGCAAGACCTACTCTCCTATTTCTGGAAAAGAAGTCAAAAAAGATACAGTAGCCGATGTTGTAAATTTTGTAAAGAAATTCGACAATAAAACGAAGCTTTTACTATTAGCTCCGATTTCAATTACAAAAGATCGTGATTTAAAAACGGTTCTACAAGTTTTAGAACAACAAGGTTACGCACGTTTAAAGTGGAATGATAAAGTATATAGAATTGCCGATTTTCCGCAGACAAATTTTAAAGACGAACCCTTATTTTTAGTGGTTGATAGAATTGTAACCAAAGATAATGAAGATTTTTACAACAGATTGGCAGACGCCATTCAAACAGCTTTTTTCGAAGGAAAAGGAATTTGTTTTATCGAAAACTTAGCAGATAGTAAAGTCACTGAATTTAGCAATCAGTTCGATTTAGATGGCATGTCTTTCTTAGAACCAAATACACATTTGTTTAGTTTTAACAATCCTTATGGTGCTTGCCCAACTTGCGAAGGGTATGGAAATGTTATTGGAATTGACGAAGATTTGGTCATTCCAAATACAGGTTTGTCTATTATAGAAGATGCTATTTTTCCTTTTAAAACACCTTCTTACATTCATTATAAAGAAAATTTAATAGATGTTGCGTATCAATTTGATATTCCAATTCACAAACCTTGGTTTCAGTTAACAGAAAAACAACAAGAATTGGTTTGGAACGGAAACAAGAGTTTTAATGGAATTCATCATTTTTTTACCGCTTTAGAAGAAAAAAGTTATAAAATTCAAAACCGTGTAATGTTGTCTCGTTATCGAGGAAAAACAAAATGTACGACTTGTAATGGCAAACGTTTGCGAAAAGAAGCAAATTATGTAAAAATAAACGGAAAAACAATTTCAGATTTAGTTACAATTCCTTTAGATGAATTATCAATTTTTTTCAAAAATTTAAAATTAAATAAATATGAAGAAAAAATTGGAAAACGCTTGTTAACAGAAATTAATAATCGTTTGCAATTTTTAACCAACGTTGGACTTAGTTATTTAACTCTTAACAGAACTTCAAACACACTTTCTGGAGGAGAAAGTCAGCGTATAAATTTGGCAACTTCGTTAGGAAGTTCTTTAGTAGGTTCTATGTATATTTTAGACGAACCGAGTATTGGTTTGCATCCAAAAGACACAGAAAGATTAATTGGTGTTTTAAAAGATTTACGCGATTTAGGCAACACAGTTGTGGTCGTAGAACACGATGAAGATATTATGAAACAAGCCGATTACATTATAGATATTGGCCCAGAAGCAGGAACTTTTGGCGGACATGTAGTGGCCGAAGGAACGCTTAAAGAAATTCTAAAATCCGATTCTTTAACTGCACAATATTTAAATGACGATTTGCGAATTGAAGTGCCTACAAAACGTAGAACCTCAAAAAATAATATTCAAATAATTGGTGCAAGAGAACATAATTTAAAAAATATCGATGTAACTTTTCCACTAAATTGTTTATCGGTAATTACCGGAGTTTCTGGTTCCGGAAAAAGTACTTTAGTTAAAAGTATTTTGTACCCAACCATGCAAAAAAAGTTGATGGGTTATGGTAATAAAATAGGGCAACATACAGCAATAAAAGGAAGTTTCGAGAATTTAAAACACGTAGAATTTATCGACCAAAACCCAATTGGGCGCTCTTCTCGTTCTAACCCCGTAACCTATATTAAGGCTTATGATGATATTCGGTTGTTGTTTTCGAATCAAAAATTATCGAAAGTAAGAAACTACAAACCCAAACACTTTTCTTTTAATGTAGAAGGCGGACGTTGTGAGGTTTGTAAAGGTGAAGGCGAAGTAACCATCGAAATGCAATTTATGGCAGATGTGCATTTAGAATGCGATGCTTGTAACGGAAAACGTTTTAAAAAAGAGGTTTTAGAAATTAATTTTAAAGGAAAAAATATAGACGACATTTTAAACCTTACGATTGATGATGCTGTTGCTTTTTTCTCTAAAAATTTAGTTCCAAAAATTGCACAAAAGTTAAAACCTTTACAAGATGTTGGTTTGGGGTACGTTACTTTAGGGCAATCTTCATCTACACTTTCTGGCGGAGAAGCACAAAGAATAAAACTAGCTTCGTTTTTAGTAAAAGGAAACACCAAAGACAAAGCCTTATTTATTTTTGATGAACCAACCACAGGCTTGCATTTTCACGACATTAAAAAACTATTAGCTAGTTTTAACGCATTGATAGAAAAAGGACATTCTATTATTGTAATTGAGCACAATATAGAGCTCATAAAATGTGCAGATTATATAGTAGATTTAGGTTTAGAGGGTGGAAAAAATGGTGGAAAATTAATTTTCCAAGGAACTCCAGAAGAATTAGCGAGAAATAAAGAATCGCATACGGCTAAATATTTGGCGGAGAAATTAACGTTTTAATTTTATAACTATAATAAAATTTTATACTCTATTTTTATTGATGTTATTTTTCGGCATTACTGCAAAATCACAAAACTATAACAAGTATTCTAATCAGTTTAATTGTTCTTCTGAAGAGAAATATGAAACAAATATGTTAAGTTTAAGAAGGTTTGGGTTTAACAATGTTTTCAATACAAAGAAAACAAGTTTGATACATATACTCTCCAAAATAAAATATGTTTCCGTAGAAATTTTAGAAAATTTAGATTTAAAAAAAGTTGTAAAAAATTTAGAAAAACTTCCAAATCTTGAGTACATTCAATTTAATTTTCGAAGATGAAAAATAATCTTTAAAGTTGCCTACTAGATATTTTTTTTGAACATTTAATTTAATGTGCGTTATTTGATACATATTATTTTTTGCATCTTTTTTACAGGAAAAAGTAAATTAAGACTACTATTTAGTAAGAAAATATTTTTTTCATATCAATTCTTTCATTAAATGTATGGCTTAGGCTTTTTTTACTAAGTCGTATTTTTTTAATATCAACATTTCTAGATAATAGATACAACAGTCTCGACTACGAGTAGTGCCTAGGTTAGCACTTAACTTTGTAAGTACACACTAAACTGAAAATCCTCGAGGATTTTATAAGTAGGCGAGAACAAGCAATTACTTATAGCCATTGTTGTGCATTCGTATTTTCTTACTTCCAAGGTCCATTAGTTGTAACATTTATGATTTTTTCGTTTGTGTCTATTCTATATACTCCGCCTGCACCACCTAACCATAAATTTCCATTTTGATCGTCTAACATCCCCATAATAGAAATAGGAATATCGTAATGATTGAATTCTTTTCCATCAAAACAATACACACCATTGGTTTTAGTACTTATCCAGATATTTTCTTGTTTGTCCTTGTAGATACAAAACACATCATCATCATTGAACCCTTTTATCTCTGGAAAAGAAAGAACTTCCGTTCCAACAATCTTATTTATTCCACCTTTTCCCATTCGGTTTTTAGGGTCAGGATTGTCTCTTTCTGCAACTCTTGT
Coding sequences:
- a CDS encoding DUF6263 family protein produces the protein MKKLLILFVLATAFNATAQETALLRLNYAKGDTYKIDMKVTQNAGAAMSSTIKMTMKQDIASVTGDLFTSNMKIEKMSMDMMQGGQIMSYNSSTKEEDLDQMGKMLATQMKPFLKAKFTTKGNNRGEVLETTVTPNVPGAEDMLKQSGNVIYPKEAVKVGTEWSMDKNEKGMELKFNYKVVEITANNVKLEVTGTVGGMATGTISGNMNVDRKSGIPSNSKIDMKMTVQGQEILTGVESSMTKM
- a CDS encoding dihydrolipoamide acetyltransferase family protein — protein: MARFELKLPKMGESVAEATITSWLKEVGDSIELDEAIVEIATDKVDSEVPSEVEGTLVEILYEKDEVVAVGDTIAIIETEGEETTEEAPKLETSIAETPKEVAQVEKTIEKANEVVATPISKISNSGKFYSPLVRNIAKTEGVSMEELETIKGSGKDGRVTKEDILSFIENRENTPAISSISTALNAGSIEKTQSKQEPKAEKPNQNEAQKATPVSVNGADEVIEMSRMGKLIAKHMVNSVQTSAHVQSFIEIDVTNIVKWRAKVKDAFFKREGEKLTFTPILMQAVASTIKKYPLINIAVDGENIIKKKNINLGMAAALPDGNLIVPVIKNADQLNLVGMTKSVNDLATRARNNALKPDEIQGGTYTVTNVGSFGSVMGTPIINQPQVAILALGAIRKVPAVIETPEGDFIGIRQKMFVSHSYDHRVVNGALGGMFIKTLKEILESWDVNQDF
- the bcp gene encoding thioredoxin-dependent thiol peroxidase, with the protein product MTTLKIGDKAPQFEAKDNAGNTIKLSDYSGKKLVLFFYPKASTPGCTNEACDLRDNYQSFLAKGYDVLGASADSAKRQQNWINKHELPFPLLADEDKTVIKAYGVWGPKKFMGKEYDGIHRTTFVIDENGVIEDIITKVKTKVHASQILG
- a CDS encoding endonuclease III domain-containing protein, which translates into the protein MNKQEKVQFVIDTLQILYPEIPIPLDHKDPYTLLVAVLLSAQCTDVRVNQITPLLFARADNPFDMVKMSVEEIKEIIRPCGLSPMKSKGIYGLSKILIEKYNGKVPASFEGLEELPAVGHKTASVVMSQAFGIPAFPIDTHILRLMYRWNLSNGKSVAQTEKDAKRLFPKELWNDLHLQIIWYGREYSPARGWNLEKDIITKTIGRKSVLDAYYKKK
- a CDS encoding RNA polymerase sigma factor → MIRVNNISDSILVKEYVNGNEASLSILINRHQQRLFSFIYSKVQSKDVTEDIFQDTFIKVIKTLKKGKYNEEGKFLPWVMRIAHNLVIDFFRKNNRMPNFKNTDEFDIFSVLGDGSLNAEKKIIQEQIYNDVRELINELPEEQKEVLVMRMYKDMSFKEISENTGVSINTALGRMRYALINMRKLIEKHKIILVN
- the uvrA gene encoding excinuclease ABC subunit UvrA, which encodes MIKDISKVNPKENIIIKGAKLHNLKNIDVVIPRNKLVVITGLSGSGKSSLAFDTLYAEGQRRYVESLSSYARQFLGKLHKPKVDYIKGIAPAIAIEQKVNSTNPRSTVGTSTEIYDYIKLLFARIGKTYSPISGKEVKKDTVADVVNFVKKFDNKTKLLLLAPISITKDRDLKTVLQVLEQQGYARLKWNDKVYRIADFPQTNFKDEPLFLVVDRIVTKDNEDFYNRLADAIQTAFFEGKGICFIENLADSKVTEFSNQFDLDGMSFLEPNTHLFSFNNPYGACPTCEGYGNVIGIDEDLVIPNTGLSIIEDAIFPFKTPSYIHYKENLIDVAYQFDIPIHKPWFQLTEKQQELVWNGNKSFNGIHHFFTALEEKSYKIQNRVMLSRYRGKTKCTTCNGKRLRKEANYVKINGKTISDLVTIPLDELSIFFKNLKLNKYEEKIGKRLLTEINNRLQFLTNVGLSYLTLNRTSNTLSGGESQRINLATSLGSSLVGSMYILDEPSIGLHPKDTERLIGVLKDLRDLGNTVVVVEHDEDIMKQADYIIDIGPEAGTFGGHVVAEGTLKEILKSDSLTAQYLNDDLRIEVPTKRRTSKNNIQIIGAREHNLKNIDVTFPLNCLSVITGVSGSGKSTLVKSILYPTMQKKLMGYGNKIGQHTAIKGSFENLKHVEFIDQNPIGRSSRSNPVTYIKAYDDIRLLFSNQKLSKVRNYKPKHFSFNVEGGRCEVCKGEGEVTIEMQFMADVHLECDACNGKRFKKEVLEINFKGKNIDDILNLTIDDAVAFFSKNLVPKIAQKLKPLQDVGLGYVTLGQSSSTLSGGEAQRIKLASFLVKGNTKDKALFIFDEPTTGLHFHDIKKLLASFNALIEKGHSIIVIEHNIELIKCADYIVDLGLEGGKNGGKLIFQGTPEELARNKESHTAKYLAEKLTF